In one window of Patescibacteria group bacterium DNA:
- the secE gene encoding preprotein translocase subunit SecE, with protein MNAIINYVKGAIVEMKKVTWPTKNEAKNYTILVIVISIAIAAFLGALDYLFTIGFEQFLNK; from the coding sequence ATGAATGCAATTATCAATTATGTCAAAGGAGCGATTGTGGAAATGAAGAAAGTTACCTGGCCTACCAAAAATGAGGCCAAGAACTACACTATCCTTGTAATCGTTATCAGTATTGCCATTGCGGCCTTCTTGGGTGCGCTTGATTACCTTTTTACCATTGGCTTTGAACAATTTTTAAACAAATAA
- the nusG gene encoding transcription termination/antitermination protein NusG, translating to MAKQTLNQGRRWYVLHTYSGYEENVAQNLKQRIESMDMEDRIFEILIPIEKKIKIKNGKRKVVEEKIFPGYVMVEMVVTDESWYVVRNTPNVTGFIGTGTIPTPISEKEIKDLKKRVGVEEPKFKIDVAVGSPVKIIDGPFKNLEGKITNVDESKGKVKVLVSMFGRETPVELDFLQIKKI from the coding sequence ATGGCAAAACAAACGCTAAATCAAGGACGCCGATGGTATGTCCTTCACACCTACTCAGGCTACGAGGAAAATGTTGCGCAAAATCTTAAACAGAGAATCGAATCGATGGACATGGAAGACCGCATTTTTGAGATTTTAATTCCGATTGAAAAAAAGATTAAGATAAAAAACGGCAAGCGTAAGGTGGTTGAGGAAAAAATCTTCCCTGGCTATGTTATGGTTGAGATGGTTGTAACTGACGAATCTTGGTACGTGGTGCGAAATACACCAAACGTAACCGGCTTTATTGGCACTGGCACAATTCCAACTCCAATCAGCGAGAAAGAAATCAAAGATTTGAAGAAAAGAGTTGGTGTTGAAGAACCTAAATTCAAAATCGACGTGGCTGTTGGCTCACCTGTCAAAATCATCGATGGTCCCTTCAAAAATCTTGAAGGTAAAATCACGAACGTTGATGAGTCCAAGGGTAAGGTTAAAGTATTGGTATCAATGTTTGGTCGCGAAACCCCAGTTGAATTAGACTTTTTACAAATTAAAAAGATATAA
- the rplK gene encoding 50S ribosomal protein L11, translating into MAKKVKTIIKLQIKAGQANPAPPVGPALGQHGLNIQEFCSSFNDKTRDKMGDIVPVEITVYDDRTFTFVMKTAPASSLIMKVLGLKKGSSSPLTTKVGTLTQDQLREIAIQKMPDLNTNDVEQAMRIIAGSARQMGVEVK; encoded by the coding sequence ATGGCAAAAAAAGTAAAGACAATCATAAAATTACAAATCAAGGCTGGACAAGCTAACCCAGCGCCTCCGGTTGGACCTGCTTTAGGTCAACACGGTTTGAACATCCAAGAATTTTGTTCATCTTTTAATGACAAAACCAGAGATAAAATGGGAGACATTGTGCCAGTAGAAATTACTGTCTATGATGACAGAACTTTCACTTTTGTCATGAAAACAGCTCCGGCTTCTTCTTTGATCATGAAAGTACTAGGACTTAAAAAAGGTTCAAGCAGTCCCCTAACCACCAAAGTTGGCACACTGACTCAAGATCAATTGCGAGAAATCGCCATCCAAAAGATGCCTGACTTGAATACCAATGACGTTGAACAAGCAATGAGAATCATTGCTGGCTCAGCAAGACAAATGGGAGTAGAAGTTAAATAA
- the rplA gene encoding 50S ribosomal protein L1, which translates to MAKEKKEVVEFDRFKFHNIDEAVELVKKMSNEKFDASVEVHVRLGIDPRKGDQQVRTAVSLPHGTGKTVKVCAFVSPDKEEACRKAGADIVGGEDLIAQIKATEKTDFQVAVAEPVMMRHLAQIAKILGTRGLMPSPKNETVAPNPVKAIEELKKGKVSFKNDDTGNVHVNIGKVSFDNVKLKENFTAFIDMIKRVKPTGSKGVYIKHVAISSSMGKGIKVSL; encoded by the coding sequence ATGGCTAAAGAAAAAAAAGAAGTTGTAGAGTTTGATAGATTCAAATTTCACAATATCGACGAAGCTGTCGAATTAGTTAAAAAAATGTCAAACGAAAAATTTGACGCTTCAGTTGAAGTTCATGTTCGTTTAGGAATTGACCCACGTAAAGGTGATCAACAAGTAAGAACCGCAGTTAGCCTTCCTCACGGAACCGGTAAAACTGTAAAAGTTTGTGCTTTTGTATCTCCTGATAAAGAAGAAGCTTGTAGAAAAGCGGGCGCTGACATCGTAGGTGGCGAAGACTTAATCGCTCAAATTAAAGCGACTGAAAAAACTGACTTTCAAGTGGCGGTAGCTGAACCAGTAATGATGAGACATTTGGCTCAAATTGCTAAAATCTTAGGAACAAGAGGTTTAATGCCTTCTCCAAAGAATGAAACAGTTGCTCCAAACCCAGTTAAGGCTATTGAAGAATTGAAAAAAGGTAAAGTAAGTTTCAAAAATGATGACACTGGTAATGTGCACGTTAATATTGGTAAAGTTTCTTTCGACAATGTTAAATTGAAAGAAAATTTCACAGCCTTTATCGACATGATAAAAAGAGTAAAACCAACCGGCTCAAAAGGTGTTTACATCAAACACGTTGCGATTTCCTCTTCAATGGGTAAAGGTATCAAAGTTTCACTATAA
- a CDS encoding dCMP deaminase family protein has translation MKKRISKDQYYINLAKEAASRSTCYRALHGALIVKDDQIISTGYVGAPRKTKDCFERGNCLRREMNIPSGQRYELCRSVHSEQNALINAARSGANLFKGTMYLYSAVLNEEGDEKTINAYPCFICKKMIVNSGIEKLVSHQADGSIKEYLIEDWVKDWQEKDLVDDMEQYGVKTVKTDK, from the coding sequence ATGAAAAAAAGAATCTCAAAAGATCAATATTATATCAATTTGGCAAAAGAGGCTGCCTCGAGATCCACTTGTTACCGAGCTCTACACGGCGCTCTTATCGTCAAAGATGATCAAATCATCTCCACTGGCTATGTCGGCGCACCTCGTAAAACCAAAGATTGTTTTGAACGTGGTAATTGCCTGCGTCGCGAAATGAACATCCCCTCTGGTCAAAGATACGAACTTTGTCGCTCCGTACATAGCGAACAAAACGCTCTTATTAACGCCGCTCGCTCAGGCGCTAACCTATTTAAAGGCACGATGTATCTTTATTCCGCCGTTCTCAATGAAGAAGGCGATGAAAAAACAATTAACGCCTACCCATGTTTTATTTGTAAAAAAATGATCGTAAACTCTGGTATTGAAAAATTAGTTTCTCATCAGGCCGATGGCTCAATCAAGGAATATTTAATTGAAGACTGGGTTAAGGATTGGCAGGAGAAAGATTTAGTGGATGACATGGAACAATACGGCGTTAAAACTGTGAAAACTGATAAATAG
- a CDS encoding FAD-dependent thymidylate synthase, with translation MEIKLLPPEINNTGIINKLINLIVDFLIGLKTKLGIDNPNNNPLTVVSHAALKCYQAISPIWGKRIDERGRLFDTSHHTTFQHASSYFTFDIEKIAISDITFGLHLASPFYNSDQRSGRYCAKMFLEPNYELIDDYIAKFWPEVSSSDRTMAINFVKFGVEVFHTNIEQATKTAVDLIKSERPFAKGIEATAAKIAQEQMRMFISLIFPTGMDFTVNLTALAAMRLSAWTPGMRYATDKMAELIIAKHPELAYVFAGERKDENWTPELHDKEKITFPKFQLFSVTSPEKFVMPVSRDMHPIDTLHFQPKYMDNSVCRVKTQVKLSAATMGQDQRHRTISRAKPAFTGDFYMPPILSELKLEKAAEEVMTKWLEMKNVLPATLWAAIAPYGAMLTYEKDGSANAVAHEQGKRLCFCAQEEIYNLGRLEREAIKQEYGADSELLKIFEPPCYRTGICAEGARYCGRDLRIRNEDNFFPERKI, from the coding sequence ATGGAAATTAAACTATTGCCACCAGAAATTAATAATACGGGCATAATTAATAAGTTGATAAATTTGATTGTCGATTTTTTAATTGGTCTAAAGACTAAATTAGGCATCGACAACCCCAACAACAATCCATTGACGGTTGTTAGTCATGCAGCATTGAAATGCTACCAAGCTATTTCACCAATATGGGGCAAGCGAATTGATGAAAGAGGAAGATTGTTTGACACTAGCCATCACACCACCTTTCAGCATGCGTCCTCATACTTCACTTTTGACATAGAGAAAATTGCCATTTCTGATATTACTTTTGGCTTGCACCTCGCCAGTCCGTTTTACAATAGCGACCAGCGCTCAGGACGTTACTGTGCCAAAATGTTTTTGGAGCCAAATTACGAACTAATTGATGACTACATCGCAAAATTTTGGCCAGAAGTCTCAAGTTCTGACCGCACAATGGCAATTAATTTTGTAAAATTTGGAGTTGAGGTTTTTCACACCAACATCGAACAAGCAACCAAGACTGCCGTTGATCTTATCAAATCCGAGAGACCTTTTGCCAAAGGCATCGAGGCTACGGCTGCGAAAATTGCCCAAGAACAAATGCGTATGTTTATTTCCCTCATCTTCCCTACTGGAATGGATTTCACGGTCAATCTGACTGCTTTAGCAGCCATGCGTCTTTCTGCCTGGACACCAGGCATGCGTTATGCAACAGACAAAATGGCCGAATTGATCATTGCTAAGCACCCCGAATTAGCATACGTCTTTGCAGGTGAAAGAAAAGATGAAAATTGGACACCGGAATTACACGACAAGGAAAAGATTACCTTTCCTAAATTTCAATTATTCTCCGTCACTAGCCCTGAAAAATTTGTTATGCCAGTTTCCAGGGACATGCATCCGATTGATACACTTCATTTTCAACCGAAATACATGGACAATTCGGTTTGTCGAGTCAAAACCCAGGTTAAGCTTTCAGCTGCGACCATGGGCCAAGATCAACGACATCGCACTATTAGCCGCGCGAAACCAGCATTTACTGGCGATTTTTACATGCCGCCAATCTTGTCTGAGCTCAAACTAGAAAAAGCCGCTGAAGAAGTAATGACCAAATGGCTAGAAATGAAAAATGTCTTACCGGCAACTTTGTGGGCAGCTATTGCTCCTTATGGCGCAATGCTGACATACGAAAAAGACGGCTCAGCCAACGCTGTTGCGCATGAGCAAGGCAAGAGACTGTGTTTCTGCGCCCAAGAAGAAATTTACAACCTTGGTCGCCTAGAACGCGAAGCTATCAAACAAGAATACGGTGCTGATTCTGAATTACTAAAAATTTTCGAACCACCATGCTACCGAACCGGCATTTGCGCAGAAGGCGCACGCTATTGTGGTCGCGATTTACGTATCCGCAATGAGGATAACTTCTTCCCAGAACGAAAAATTTAA
- a CDS encoding AAA family ATPase: MENKIIIGLVGQIASGKGTVAEYLEKNHQATTFRFSTILRDVLNRLHVDISRENLQDLSTILRQKFGEDLLAKVMAGDVEKTDNKIVVVDGIRRMADIKYLKELENFKLLSVVADPKVRYQRLIERSENSGDSQKTYEDFLADQMKEADAEIPEVMKNADVEINNDIDFENLYQQIDKLLN; encoded by the coding sequence ATGGAAAACAAAATAATTATCGGCCTGGTTGGTCAGATTGCTTCTGGAAAAGGAACAGTAGCAGAGTATTTAGAAAAAAATCATCAAGCGACTACTTTCCGCTTTTCAACAATTCTACGAGACGTCTTGAATCGTTTGCACGTTGATATCAGTCGTGAAAATTTGCAAGATTTATCCACCATCTTAAGACAAAAATTCGGCGAGGATTTATTGGCCAAAGTTATGGCTGGTGATGTAGAAAAAACAGACAACAAAATTGTGGTTGTCGATGGCATCAGACGCATGGCCGACATTAAATATCTCAAAGAATTAGAAAATTTTAAATTATTAAGCGTGGTAGCCGATCCCAAGGTTCGTTATCAACGCCTAATCGAACGCTCAGAAAATTCTGGTGATAGTCAAAAAACTTACGAAGATTTCTTAGCTGACCAAATGAAAGAAGCCGATGCGGAAATTCCCGAAGTCATGAAAAATGCTGATGTTGAAATCAACAACGACATTGACTTTGAAAATTTATATCAACAAATAGATAAATTATTAAACTAA
- a CDS encoding AAA family ATPase, translating into MKIKKKKVIGIVGEQAGGKGAASNIIIKKYGGSRLTTSNILRRTLDSINIPVSRENLITLALLIKKGFGKDVLMKAMLKEVENEDSSIVIVDGIRMPGDTDPFVEEYGDDFKLIYVTADQKIRYERSLKRGEKAGESEASFAEFMEKENAETEKYIAKVGKKADFKIVNNKDQDELEEKIIAVMEKI; encoded by the coding sequence ATGAAAATAAAAAAGAAAAAAGTTATTGGCATAGTCGGTGAACAAGCTGGCGGAAAAGGCGCAGCTTCTAATATTATTATCAAAAAATACGGCGGTTCAAGATTGACAACCTCCAATATCTTGCGTCGCACACTAGACAGTATCAATATTCCCGTTAGCCGTGAAAATCTAATCACCCTAGCCCTCCTAATTAAAAAAGGCTTTGGCAAAGATGTTTTAATGAAGGCCATGTTAAAAGAGGTAGAAAATGAAGATAGCAGCATTGTCATCGTCGACGGCATCCGCATGCCTGGCGATACTGATCCATTTGTAGAAGAATACGGCGATGATTTTAAATTGATTTATGTAACCGCCGATCAAAAAATAAGATACGAAAGAAGCTTAAAGCGAGGTGAAAAAGCCGGCGAATCAGAAGCTAGTTTTGCTGAATTTATGGAAAAAGAAAATGCTGAAACCGAAAAATACATCGCTAAAGTAGGAAAAAAGGCTGATTTTAAGATTGTAAACAATAAAGATCAGGATGAATTGGAAGAAAAAATTATCGCCGTAATGGAGAAAATATAG
- the dut gene encoding dUTP diphosphatase, translated as MEPKKGKFIVFYGINNLGKTTQAKILVDRLNSVGIKTEHLKYPIYELSPSGKLLNAYLREGNPHKLSAREAQLIYASNRTQYEKKLINKLENGINIIAEDYTGTGIAWGIGTGVDEAFLKYLNSHLLKEDLAFLFDGQRFMEAKEKSHKHESNDFLTDEVRWAHLKLGQEYNWTKINANQTINEIHTQIWNKVIDLIQPRINASTSSAQNTMESVLKVARMNEWAKIPTRGHASDAGLDLYSVENYSIYPNEMTTVHTGIKMAIPQGMAGLIWDKSGLAHQGLKTMGGVIDCDYRGEIKIMVKNLSDDIINITRGQKIAQMLIQKIEYPRISEETIEDNTVRGANGFGSTGNF; from the coding sequence ATGGAACCAAAAAAAGGAAAATTTATTGTTTTTTACGGGATTAATAACTTGGGTAAGACTACCCAGGCGAAGATTCTTGTTGACCGTTTGAATAGCGTCGGAATTAAGACTGAGCATTTGAAGTACCCGATTTACGAGTTATCCCCTTCTGGAAAACTTTTGAATGCTTATTTGCGTGAAGGCAATCCGCACAAACTTTCAGCTCGAGAGGCACAATTAATTTATGCTAGCAATCGAACTCAGTATGAAAAAAAATTAATAAACAAGTTAGAAAACGGAATTAACATAATTGCAGAAGATTACACTGGCACTGGTATTGCTTGGGGCATCGGCACGGGCGTTGATGAGGCTTTTTTGAAATATCTAAATTCTCACCTCCTCAAAGAAGACTTAGCTTTTTTATTTGATGGTCAACGCTTCATGGAAGCCAAGGAAAAAAGTCACAAGCACGAAAGCAATGATTTCCTCACCGACGAAGTTCGTTGGGCGCATTTGAAATTAGGGCAAGAATATAATTGGACAAAGATTAATGCCAATCAAACTATCAACGAAATACATACGCAGATTTGGAACAAAGTTATTGATCTGATTCAACCTAGAATTAATGCCTCGACAAGCTCAGCACAAAACACAATGGAAAGTGTTTTGAAAGTTGCTCGCATGAACGAATGGGCGAAAATACCGACTCGCGGACACGCCAGTGACGCCGGCCTTGATTTGTATTCAGTTGAGAATTATTCTATTTACCCGAATGAAATGACCACGGTCCACACTGGTATCAAAATGGCTATCCCCCAAGGCATGGCCGGATTAATCTGGGACAAGAGCGGTCTTGCTCACCAAGGTCTCAAAACCATGGGTGGTGTGATTGACTGCGACTACCGCGGGGAAATAAAAATAATGGTGAAGAATTTAAGTGATGATATTATTAATATAACCAGAGGGCAAAAAATTGCTCAAATGCTCATTCAAAAAATCGAATACCCGAGAATTTCGGAAGAGACAATCGAGGACAACACAGTTCGTGGCGCCAATGGGTTTGGTAGCACGGGAAACTTTTAA
- the gatB gene encoding Asp-tRNA(Asn)/Glu-tRNA(Gln) amidotransferase subunit GatB → MHTKYDVIIGLEIHAELKTKSKMFCSCDNDADNAAPNQHTCPICMAHPGTLPIPNKQAIEWTILTGLALHSKVNKLSKFDRKNYFYPDIPKGYQISQYDLPFVYDGYMDIDGDKIAITRIHLEEDTAKNTHPDKKDYTLVDFNRAGTPLMELVTEPVIKDAEQAKKFCQNYQRILRYLDISDADMEKGHMRCEANISVQEKGKWEYKGECKIDALGDYKLNPKVEVKNINSFKALEKAINYEIKRQIAAIDDGEKLVQETRGWNENTNETVSQRKKETSADYRYFPEPDIPPLNISDEMITRIKKHLIEMPPEKKKRFMDEYSFTDEVADLLVSDRHLANYTENVISELRAWIDASDDEWERQKTKLAKAASNWLTGELFKHLKETSQTIKDIKITPENMAELIALSYQDKINSSAGQTIFEVMFKKGGDPTDIMQELGLEQLDNDEELENSIKEIIAKNPEQATGYKNGKENLIQFFVGQTMAATKGKANPKKVLEMLKKLLSE, encoded by the coding sequence ATGCACACAAAATACGATGTCATAATCGGCCTAGAAATTCACGCCGAATTAAAAACTAAATCAAAAATGTTCTGTTCTTGTGATAACGACGCTGATAATGCAGCGCCGAATCAGCACACCTGCCCTATTTGCATGGCTCATCCTGGCACCTTGCCAATTCCAAACAAACAAGCAATTGAATGGACTATTTTGACCGGCCTAGCTTTACATTCCAAGGTAAACAAACTGAGTAAATTTGACCGTAAAAATTATTTTTATCCTGATATTCCAAAAGGCTACCAAATCTCTCAATACGACTTGCCTTTTGTTTATGACGGTTATATGGATATTGATGGTGACAAGATTGCTATCACCAGAATTCATCTTGAAGAAGACACGGCTAAGAATACGCATCCAGACAAAAAGGATTACACCTTGGTTGACTTTAATCGTGCCGGCACACCGCTAATGGAGCTGGTGACTGAACCAGTCATTAAAGACGCGGAACAGGCGAAGAAATTTTGTCAGAACTACCAAAGAATTTTACGCTACCTTGATATCTCTGACGCTGATATGGAAAAAGGTCACATGCGTTGCGAAGCGAACATTAGTGTGCAAGAAAAAGGCAAATGGGAATATAAGGGTGAATGCAAGATTGATGCGCTTGGTGATTACAAATTGAATCCAAAAGTTGAAGTCAAGAACATCAACTCTTTTAAAGCACTCGAAAAAGCAATTAATTACGAAATCAAGAGACAGATTGCGGCGATTGATGATGGTGAGAAATTAGTACAAGAAACTCGTGGCTGGAATGAAAACACAAATGAAACTGTCAGCCAACGAAAAAAAGAAACATCTGCCGACTACCGCTATTTCCCAGAACCAGACATTCCCCCACTAAATATTTCTGATGAAATGATTACGCGAATCAAGAAACATTTAATAGAAATGCCTCCTGAAAAGAAAAAACGCTTCATGGATGAATATAGCTTCACTGACGAAGTAGCTGATCTTTTAGTTAGCGACAGACACTTGGCTAATTATACCGAGAACGTCATTTCCGAATTACGCGCCTGGATTGATGCCTCTGACGATGAATGGGAAAGACAAAAAACTAAGCTAGCTAAGGCTGCTTCCAACTGGTTGACCGGCGAACTTTTCAAACATCTCAAAGAAACTAGCCAAACGATTAAAGATATCAAAATAACCCCAGAAAATATGGCTGAATTGATTGCCCTTAGTTATCAAGACAAGATCAACTCCTCCGCCGGTCAGACTATTTTTGAAGTCATGTTCAAAAAAGGCGGCGACCCGACTGATATTATGCAAGAACTAGGGCTCGAACAGCTAGATAATGACGAAGAATTAGAAAACTCAATCAAAGAAATAATTGCCAAGAATCCAGAACAAGCAACGGGATACAAAAACGGCAAAGAAAATCTCATTCAATTCTTTGTCGGCCAGACCATGGCTGCAACCAAGGGCAAGGCGAATCCGAAAAAGGTTTTGGAGATGTTGAAGAAATTACTTAGTGAATAA
- a CDS encoding CDP-alcohol phosphatidyltransferase family protein has translation MTLTYWVVYSILFWGIVVLRFGEKLKDEKFRDLIKNNPNWQRWLHPNSICTFRLLLAWLASSIFIDYECQRTGVFLFTFAAYLDGVDGMVARACDLETEFGKWYDPFCDKLSYFRPLFHFWQIDVIACNMLWVVLFLGSDLLGQFVVRYIQKYMGWSTAANMFGKVKTVLAFALIIYAPILMDNENVHNFAGELFRVVAILAFVSAITKIIPKSKYVRSVIVAKLLCSLCAIYLARNQPSAIFWPILISVALIDGLSIRVPIINFMALKKVLVKIPKSVFVLFASFIFMVLAFSLNIDDAIFFSGCMVTMTTFFLILGRLRVA, from the coding sequence ATGACATTAACGTATTGGGTGGTATATTCGATACTGTTTTGGGGAATTGTTGTTTTGCGGTTTGGCGAAAAGCTAAAAGATGAAAAATTTCGAGATTTGATCAAAAATAATCCAAACTGGCAGAGGTGGTTACATCCAAATAGTATTTGCACATTCAGACTTTTGTTGGCTTGGCTTGCGAGTTCTATTTTTATAGATTATGAGTGTCAACGAACTGGCGTTTTTCTTTTTACATTTGCCGCTTATCTAGATGGCGTCGATGGTATGGTGGCGAGAGCGTGCGATCTGGAAACTGAATTTGGAAAATGGTATGATCCGTTTTGTGACAAGTTGTCGTATTTTCGGCCATTGTTTCATTTTTGGCAAATCGACGTAATAGCTTGTAACATGTTATGGGTTGTGCTTTTTTTGGGCTCAGATTTACTTGGCCAATTCGTGGTGCGATATATTCAGAAATACATGGGCTGGTCAACGGCGGCGAATATGTTTGGAAAGGTAAAAACTGTTTTGGCGTTTGCCTTGATAATCTATGCGCCAATTTTGATGGATAATGAAAATGTCCATAATTTTGCCGGCGAGTTATTTCGCGTTGTTGCTATACTAGCCTTTGTTTCTGCAATTACGAAGATTATACCAAAATCAAAGTATGTTCGTTCTGTAATAGTGGCAAAATTGCTATGCAGTCTTTGCGCTATTTATCTAGCGCGTAATCAACCAAGTGCTATTTTTTGGCCGATTCTTATTTCAGTAGCCTTGATAGATGGTCTATCGATTAGGGTGCCGATTATTAATTTCATGGCTTTGAAAAAAGTTCTTGTCAAAATTCCAAAAAGTGTATTTGTTCTTTTTGCCTCATTTATTTTTATGGTTTTAGCATTTTCATTGAACATTGATGATGCAATTTTCTTCAGTGGCTGTATGGTTACCATGACTACCTTCTTCCTAATCTTGGGCCGTCTTCGTGTGGCCTAA
- the dnaB gene encoding replicative DNA helicase, producing the protein MTKQDDIEKIPPQNIDAEMSFISSLLIDKDAMLKVSDSISDDDFYKDAHRIIYTAMLDLYNKHEPIDIVSVTNKLKGKKQLDSIGGRTYLAHLTSFAATPANIPHYAEIIQKKATLRRLLKSANEISAMGYNEDADLDDMLDQAERKLFGVSQKYLKNAFVGVDTLLNDAFDRIDELHKQGGKLRGITTGYPDLDKLLTGLQKSDLIILAARPSVGKTTIAMDIARQAAIVGKAAVGVFSLEMSKEQLVDRMLCAESKVSLWRMRSGNLSDKEGDNDFAKINEGMGRLSEAKIFIDDTPNCGIMEIRSKARRLQMEKGLDLMIIDYLQLMEGRGKNSDNRVQEIAEISRGLKGIARELNIPVIALSQLSRAVEATKPAIPKLSHLRDSGSIEQDADIVLFIYRKAADRNFSIEELTPEERHKGEIFIAKHRNGPTGKVDLFFDEESVSYRNMETISRDGMY; encoded by the coding sequence ATGACAAAACAAGACGACATCGAAAAAATCCCGCCTCAAAACATCGACGCGGAAATGTCCTTTATTAGCTCATTGCTAATAGACAAGGACGCCATGCTTAAAGTTTCTGACTCTATTTCTGATGATGATTTTTACAAAGACGCCCATCGCATTATTTATACAGCCATGCTTGATCTTTACAACAAGCACGAGCCGATTGATATCGTCAGCGTTACCAACAAGCTTAAGGGCAAAAAACAACTCGACTCCATTGGTGGTCGCACTTACCTTGCCCACCTAACAAGCTTTGCCGCAACTCCGGCCAATATTCCCCACTACGCAGAAATCATCCAAAAGAAAGCGACATTACGTCGTCTACTCAAAAGCGCCAACGAAATTAGCGCCATGGGCTACAACGAAGACGCTGACCTTGATGATATGCTTGACCAGGCCGAAAGAAAACTTTTTGGCGTTTCGCAGAAATATTTAAAGAATGCTTTTGTTGGTGTTGACACCTTGCTTAATGATGCCTTTGACAGAATTGACGAACTCCACAAACAAGGTGGCAAGCTCAGAGGTATCACCACTGGCTATCCAGACCTAGACAAACTCTTAACCGGTTTACAAAAATCCGATTTAATTATTCTCGCCGCTCGTCCATCTGTTGGTAAAACCACTATCGCTATGGATATCGCCCGTCAGGCGGCCATCGTTGGCAAAGCTGCTGTTGGCGTTTTCTCACTCGAAATGAGCAAAGAACAATTAGTTGACCGTATGCTTTGCGCTGAATCGAAGGTTAGCTTGTGGCGCATGCGCTCTGGCAACCTTTCCGACAAAGAAGGTGACAATGATTTTGCCAAAATCAATGAAGGCATGGGTCGCCTGTCCGAAGCGAAAATATTTATTGACGACACTCCTAATTGCGGTATCATGGAAATTCGCAGTAAAGCCCGCCGCCTACAAATGGAAAAGGGATTAGATTTGATGATTATCGACTATTTACAATTAATGGAGGGTCGCGGTAAGAACTCCGACAATCGCGTTCAAGAAATTGCTGAAATATCCAGAGGTCTCAAAGGCATCGCCCGTGAACTTAATATTCCCGTTATTGCCCTGTCACAACTCTCTCGTGCCGTAGAAGCGACCAAACCAGCGATTCCTAAATTATCACACCTTAGAGATTCAGGATCGATTGAGCAAGACGCTGATATCGTTTTATTCATCTACCGTAAAGCCGCTGACAGAAATTTCAGTATTGAAGAATTAACCCCAGAAGAACGCCACAAAGGCGAAATATTTATTGCCAAACACAGAAACGGCCCAACTGGAAAAGTTGACTTATTCTTTGATGAGGAATCAGTTAGTTATCGCAATATGGAGACAATCAGTCGTGATGGTATGTACTAA
- a CDS encoding YbaB/EbfC family nucleoid-associated protein: MFNKLKQIKDLRDQAKVMQSALSGESITVDRKGLTLVMNGNMEITSVKINEEITKEKLEEIIKDNTNNAIKQIQKVMAKKMQEMGGFPGLS, translated from the coding sequence ATGTTCAACAAATTAAAACAAATCAAAGACTTACGTGACCAAGCCAAAGTAATGCAAAGCGCCTTGTCCGGAGAATCTATTACCGTAGATCGCAAAGGATTAACACTTGTTATGAATGGCAATATGGAAATCACCTCTGTAAAAATCAATGAAGAAATTACCAAAGAGAAATTAGAAGAAATTATCAAAGACAATACAAATAATGCTATCAAGCAAATTCAAAAAGTAATGGCCAAGAAGATGCAAGAAATGGGCGGCTTCCCTGGTTTGTCATAA